A window of Amaranthus tricolor cultivar Red isolate AtriRed21 chromosome 8, ASM2621246v1, whole genome shotgun sequence genomic DNA:
ttagagaaaagtagaccataagaaatttatttaaatatcaatataactttaaaaacttaattcttataaaaaatataaattttgttaaagaatattgatcattaagCTCCTTtgcttaatccttttaacaaattatagcttattaaagattaattagagaaaattttcgtttataaaagaaaaatatacaaTCTTCTTATAAGTcgtaggatatcatcatacataatatatattgtatataaaatctaaaattaacaATTCATTTAAACTTACCCTTAGATCACAAGATTGGATGAAACaacaagaaaatttttttttattcttttgaagtGCCGAAACAAGAGGAAGCAaagaagaaattttctgaattttgtgaGTTCTTGAAACAATTGAAATGGCTATGAAAATTCAAGGAGACTAAAGAATTAATAGCCAATTTAAACAACGATTATAATTGTGCCAtaaacacaattatgagagaagttacaagactcctcccatgccaTAAAACACAACCGGCCACTCTTCATTTtcctttagtttaatttttttttttgtattaattagttaagtaatattatattattgttaaaacagcaaagaaacgtcacgcgataacatcctacgcgataaaactcgttaccgttaaaattaaacttactttatttcttataattaactatgtaaaataatataatttaatattacttatttattttattttgttatactttattttattatattttgtttatttttaaacccgataaattacggggtgttacaatatcgCTTAAGCTGCGACACAAGAAATACGTCATGTACCTTTTCCAAGGAGTTTAGAAGGGCTAACAATTATGCCACCTTACCCACCCAttccaaaatttcatatggttctatgaatcgagggctcaactttccacgagcaccaaaacgcactactccgcgcatgggtgacaCGCGAAGTAATACCCATTCGCCCACGATGAACTCTTCTGGTCGTCGCTTTAAATCAGGGTAAGACTTCTGAcgatcctgtgccgctttcaaacgaTCCTTTATCAACCTCACTTTCTCAGTCATCTGGAACAACAATTCAGGTCCCAAGGTCACCGCTTCGGtgaaatcatcccaataaaccggactacgacaacgacgtccatacaaagcctcgaatggagccatctgtatagatgcctgataactgttgttgtaagaaaattcgaccaaatccaaatgttcatcccacgacccttgccattccatggcaatagcgcgcaacatatcttctagtatctgatttGTCCGTTCCGTTAGCCCATCCGTCTACGGATGGAAAGACGTACTATAAAGCAACGTAGTACCCattgcctgttgcaaggtttgcaAAAATTGTGACAGATACCGTGTATCTCTAGCAGACACAATAGTGCGGGCACACCATGAAATCGCACGACATTCTTAATGTAAAATCGAGCTAATTGTTCCATCTCCTAACGACAGTTCATAGGAATGAAACGTGTTGATTTAGTCAAACGATCCACTATGACCCATAACGCATCATTTCCTGCCTTCGTCCGGGGTAAAcccacaataaaatccatagagatatcatcccacttccataccagTATCTCCAAAGGCTGCAGTAAACCTCCTGGTCTTTTATGCTCgcttttaaccttttgacaagtCAAACAGCGCGAGACATAATCcgcaatatccttcttcatcccagaccaccaaaacattaacttaaggTCTTGATACGTTTTGTCACCGCCCGGATggactgaaaatttcgtacaatgggcCTCATCCAAaatacgttccttcaaagattcctcccctgTCGGTAAACACCAGCGACCATTGAACCTCAAGCTCCCATCTTCATGAACAAAGAATCCCTTTGCTTTTCCTTCCTAAGCTTGTTCCTTCAAATTCAACAGTTTCGGGTGTTTATCCTtggaattcaaaatttcttcaaagaaatAAGGTCGAATAGACAAAGCATTCAAACACCCCTGTAATTCACCCTTACGCACCACTTCCAAGTTCAACCTCGCAAAAtccgatgcaactcttcaactccgtCCATGGCGGACAACGAGTGATTGGACTTCCTACTCAACGCATCGGCTACTAAGTTTCCTCGTCCCTCATGATATATgaaatccaaatcataatctgtcatcaactcaAGCCACCCacgttgtcgcatgtttaaATCGGGCTGAGTGTAGAGATACTTCAAAttctgatgatcagtgtaaatcctacatttgacgccatacaagtaatgccgccatattTTGAGAGCAAACATTATAGCAGCTAACTCCAGATTATGGgtaggataattaacttcatgtactttcaattgtcgtgatgcgtaagcaatcaccttacggtcctgcatcagtACACAACCCAATCCTTTCTTTGATGCGTCACTGTAGATAGTATAATCGAACTTTGGGTCtggtagagtaagaacaggtgccgtagttaacctttccttcaaagtcatgaaggctTGTTCACACTCGTcagtccactcgaacttcttctctttcttcatcaacgaaGTCATAGGCCGGGCAATACGTGAGAAATCCTTGACAATACGACAGTAATACCCagccaagcctaagaaacttcgtacttcggtgacattctttggtgacgaccaacttcgaactgcctctaTTTTTGCCGGATCAACTGAGACGCCCTCCTTAGAAACAATATGTCCCAAAAATGAGACCTTCTCCAACCAAAAGTCACACATCGACAATTTTgcgtacaacttattttctcaCAGGGTTTGCAGGACTAAATGTAGATGTTTCTCATGATCATCCGGTCTTTTgaatagaccaatatgtcatcaaAAAAGACTACCACGAACTTATCCAAAAACGCACTAAATActtgattcatcaaacacatgaatgcagctggagcatttgttaatccaaaaggcatcatagtgaactcataatgcccataacgtgttctaaaagctgttacatatatatatatatccccttcagctattcttagctggtgataacccgatcttaaataaatttttgaaaagaccccagctcctctcaattgatcaaataaatcGTCAATGCGGGGTAACGGGTACTTGTTGTTAATGGTCACCTTATTTAattccctataatcaatacataatCTCAAACTGCTATCCTTCTTCCTTACAAAAAGAACTGGAGCCCCCCAAGGGAAAACACTAGGTCGGATATAACCCTTGTCCAATAATTCGTCAAGCTGAAACTttaattcctccatctcctttggagccATGCGATAAGGGGCTTTAGAAATCGGTCCCGTCCCAGGCACCAAGTCTATTGTGAAATCAATTTCTCGTTGAGGTGGCATGCCGAGAATTTCATCAGGGAAACCATCTAAAAATTCATTCACCACCGCAATATTCTTAGgatccttctccttcttccccacatggctgatatgacataagTACATAGGTTGTCCTTGCCTAATGAGTCTTTGCAATTCTAAGttcgacaccaaattcgttCTGGGTCCTTTTTGAAATTTCCGATATCTAACCTTTTCCCCTCTTGGTCTTTCTAGCGACACTCTCTGCTCCCTACATTCTATAGTGGCTTTATATTTTCCtaaccagtccatccccaaaattacctctaagccttccatgcctaacacatacaagtcacTAGGAAAAATGACCCTCCCTATTCTTAAGGGTACTTCCCCTGTATCTCCTACAAAAATACTTCCTTTCATTACCATCTCGGTCTAGTAATGGCTTAGCAGGCTTTGCGTCTCCCCTAAACCCAGAATTTGTACTATACCTGCTTCCCTGAAAATTTCCGAAAGTTCTAGCTTTCTTCTGATAAAAGCCCGACGACCTCCCTGATGTCTGGCCTGcaatctccttcctcttctcaggGACATTactcttctctttttccttctccttcctcagaATGTTCCCTATTTGAGACGCACGCTTGTACATCTGTTCGAAGTTGTTATAGCGGTCGCTCTcaatatgtttttaaatgtCATACAACAATCCCAGTTCAAATCGctgcatctttttctcctcagtggGAACATCATCAGGACAGTACTGAATATATCCCATAAATTTTCGATAATATTCATCAACAGTCATGTCTCCCATTTTCAAACGAGTGAACTCGTTTGACTTATCTTTTCTCACGTGTAAAGGGTAAAATTTCTCTCGCATAGCCCTTTTAAACAAATCCCAATTAAGGACTCCATCAGCTTGTTCTAGTAACCCAGATCTACTATTTGCCCACCAATAGTCGGCTTCACCAACCAAATAAAACGCAACCTGGTTGACCTTCAGTTCCTCTAGGCACTCCACTACATCAAAAAGTTTATCAAATTCCCTTAAATAGAGTTCGAGTTCCGACGGTTCCCTTTTACCATTGAAagtcgagggtttgctctgactGATCCTTTTACTCATATCAGAGGCTAATTCTGACACATATCTCTCTCGTGGAGTGCCTACATCCGCAAGTGCTCTTACTAAACTCCTTAGTATCCGGTTAGTACTCCTTCTAGACAGTCTTTTCCTAGAAATCGAAGGCATCTTCTGCAAGCGAAAGAAAAGGTACTAATCACAAGAACGTCCTAAGATTCGAAAGTTTTGGAGAAAGAACAGAGTTTTGCTGAGTTTTTGACTTAACATTTGTTTACTTATTTATTAGTACataggtgtatatatatatatatatatatatatatatatatatatatatatatatatatatatatatatatatatatatatatatatatatgtatatatatatatatatatatatatatatatatatatatgtatatatatatatatatatatatatatatatatatatatatatatatatatatatatatatatatatatatatatatatatatatatatatgtatatatatctatatatatgtatatatatctatatgtatatatatatatatatatatatatatatatatatgtatatatatatatatatatatatgtatatatatatatatatatgtatatatatatatatgtatatatatatatatatatatatatatatatatatatatatatatatatatgtatatatatatatatatatatatatatatatatatatatatatatatatatatatatatatatatgtatgtatatattatttatatatatatatatatatatatatatatatatatatatatatatatatatatatatatatatatatacatatatatatatatatatacatatatatatatatatatacatatatatatatatatatatatatatatatatatatatatatatatatatatatatatatatatatatatatatatatatatatatatgtatgtatgtatgtatatatatatatatatatatatatatatatatatatatatatatatatatatatatatatatatatatatatatatatatatatatatatatatatatatatatatatatatatatatatatatatatatatatatatatataactaaaaaaatgaTTCAAATATATAACGCACATCACACCTCATTTGAAAGAAGAACATAAACAtactataatattttattgatattcCCTGATACATCATAACTAATCCTCGAAAAAcatttacatcattcttaaaagataaaaaaaaaagttaaaatgaatAACTATAGGAAGGATATAAAAGAAAAGAGATAAAACATTTAATGCCAAGCGTCCCAAAAGTCAGTACGCTCATCATAATTTGCTATGTCGAAATCCTCATCATCAACATCTTCCCCAGAAACAAAACTGGAACCTGAAGATGCTCCTTCGGATTCACTGTCAAAACCCCTTGGGTAGTTTATTGGTGCTTCTTCTACTTCCTCCTCGGAATCCTCCTCCTCTAACCACCTCCTGACAAACTCATTCCCATAACCATACAAATCATAATGCGACCCCTAATTCTCTTCCTCATTTTCACTAGGAATCTCCATATATGTAAGTGTTTCCCGCTTAGGCTCCCACATTTCAATATCACTCCCCGACTGAACCTCGGGTTCCACTTGTGGCAGATCAGGTAAGATCCGTTCCTCCATTGATTTCACAGCTAGTTCAGGTTCATACCCTAAGTTGAGTTCTCCCTCTTCTATGGGTTCTTCCTCTTTTAAGGGTTCTTCTCGATGATTAACCCTACTAGGCTCCCCCAGTGTAAGTTCTACTCCCCTCCTAGACTCGGATAGATGATACAACCTATTCAGGTCCAGCTCTAAGTCGTAACATACCTTTTCGGCTTTTGTTCTAACAATCAACATCCTTTCCCTATAATCTCGGATACTTTCACCATCCCTTATTCTCCAAATATCATCATTAGAGACTTCTCTCCAGATAGTCTCTGGGTTAAACATCGGTATTTCCCTAGAGTCACTGGGGGCGTGTGAGTCTATAGGTGtttttcccttattcatatttcCTGATCTACGcgaaagaacaaaaataaacattacTTATCACCAAACAACACACAAACACATTCCAACAATTTACGTCCCAAAGACTATTTCCCAACTCTCTACTAAGGTTGTTTATTCCTTTATCATCTGaagaacgttggctctgataccatttgtaacggcccggtttaagtgacccgaaatccatatgaaaataaaaatttcggTTCACTCCTTTGGCTCTaaagaaaagtcttctctaggatcgtcaacgttccgtcgataaagaaatataaccaAACAGAATATAGTGCTAACGTGAAAAACATGTCAGCGGAagctcttacgtacaactcgagagcctaaaggcctctagacaaactaGTTGAAATatgcggaagcgaaaagaaaactacactatctacTGTTACATAAGTTCGGAGTTTCCTTTTACTCATAAaccaatacaaaaaaaaaaattaaaagcatagccttgatgattacgggttctaagtcgagacctcactctaGTCCCCActtgcaatcaacctactagtcgtcgtatgacaacacacagtaggttccaaggAAACAAACCAATGCACGTCAAAGACTTCATAAAAATATCAACTAGGTTGAAAAACAAGCAATGTGTTCATCCTAACATGCATAGACTCTAATACATCCATGATTTAAATAATTCCagcttgtaacgttgcccgtcctgttcggatcgttcaagtataaaccaatCCTTTTTGggggaatacacttgggagagctaatcccaagacAACCAccaacctaagacgttgcccgtcctgttcgggtcgtgaacgactaaagtatgcataccaaccaatctaagcgtgtacctttaagcgctgcaaccaaacgatatttaaccacgatagaaatttcgccctcttatgaatcgaggtcctaaataacacacacacacacaaaacaatcacgtattaaaacgtgtttacacatttaatccactccatattACTAAGACATCTCTAGGATTTGATAGTTTtgaatgttttcatcaaattcctaGTAGTTCCTAATTGTAAACTCaaaccagaaacttaaatgattgatttggacagtttagaaaattcgaatgaaaaatccgacttcgccgttgcgttcggaacgcgtcaaataccttgggtaccaaatttcataatttctaacatccaattactatttttaattattttaagcgtttaacgagtttttaacgcattggtacataaaacaacggaacacgactaacgtttccggatcaGCACTATTACCGAGACAAGGCTGCTGCTGCccggaatatttttttttaatttatgttgttgttattattattattattattattattattattattattattttacatatattcattattcaaattacaaacccattaaatctcatgaccaaaataaatctATCAAGAGCACATTCACAACTAGtaacataaaacaaacaagactaATTTTTCTATCAcccaaccacttgatatttccacacatgttTAATGCTCAAAACCCCATCctcaaaacatataaaatcatcaaataaaaagaaacatgcctatcaacaaaatccttcaagaacttaaaatttcataaattatgataattaaattaaatacttaattctcttaacaaattaaaattttgtagagaatcataaaaccaaatcacccccTTTTAAaacaagacatatatatatatatatatatatatatatatatatatatatatatatatatatatatatatatatatatatatatatatatatatatatatatatatatatatatatatatatatatatatatatatatatatatatatatatatatatatatatatatatatatatatatatatatatatatatatatatatatatatatatatgtatatatatatgtatatatatatatatatatatatgtatatatatatatatatatgtatatatatatatatatatatatatatatatatatatatatgtatatatatatatatatatatatatatatatatatatgtatatatatatatatatatatatatatataaacaaaatccttcaaacaaattaaattttgctgaaggatttataaattcttggatgactacattatTTGATCCATACCacttaaatttcatctaacaaattgaaattttgttagagaaaagtaaatcataagaaatatttaaatatcaatataactttaaattcttagttcttataacaaatttaaattttgttaaagaatattgatcaataagttcttttcttaatcattttaacaaattatagtttattaaaggatatttgtagagaaaattttcatatataaaagaaatatattcaatcctcctatacgtcataggatatcatcatacataaaatacaattcattttagaaatcttgtatataaaatctataattaacaattcaataaaCTTAccatttgatcaaaagattggatagaacaacaagaatttttttttcttttgaatgagCCGAAATCAAAGAGCAAAAGGGAGAacaaaatttctaaatttttttttttgtgtttacttgAAAAGCTTGATTGGTGAAGAAAAATCAAATGgagcttaaggattaataggcacttaaaAGCAATGATCTTAATTagccataatacacaattatgagaggagttacaagactcctcccatgcttccaccaaccggccaccccctcAATTTCCCTaactttcatttatttatttattttaaaattaattagttaattaagtaattattatgatattgttaaaacagaaaagaaacgtcatgcgataaaactcgttaccgttaaaattgaatttactttattcttatagttatatatgtaaaatagtataatttaataattttatttatttttatct
This region includes:
- the LOC130820913 gene encoding uncharacterized protein LOC130820913, whose translation is MRCDKMPSISRKRLSRRSTNRILRSLVRALADVGTPRERYVSELASDMSKRISQSKPSTFNGKREPSELELYLREFDKLFDVVECLEELKVNQVAFYLVGEADYWWANSRSGLLEQADGVLNWDLFKRAMREKFYPLHVRKDKSNEFTRLKMGDMTVDEYYRKFMGYIQYCPDDVPTEEKKMQRFELGLLYDI